The following proteins are co-located in the Hydrogenophaga sp. RAC07 genome:
- a CDS encoding tripartite tricarboxylate transporter substrate binding protein, translating into MPPSSGRRALLLAAVTATAAAGVAPWSVANAQAQAYPSRPVTLIIPWPAGGSTDRHLRTLAELASKHLGQPIVVENKPGAGGTLGPSTMAQTAKPDGYTIAQFPLGMLRMPHMQKTNWNPLTDFSYIIGVSGYTFGLTVKADSPYKTFKDYVEAARKQPGTINYGSTGTGSSPHLLMEEVADNAKVQFIHVPFKGNADLQSALLGGHVMAQSDATGWDKFVDSGEMRLLVTFGEQRTKRWPDVPTAQDLGYNVVSTSPYGLVGPKGMDPAIMKTLHDAFKKAMDEPRHLEVLGQLNQAMWYRNGDEYRQWAATTYAKDKALIERLGLAAK; encoded by the coding sequence ATTCCCCCGTCCAGCGGCCGTCGCGCGCTGCTGCTCGCCGCGGTCACCGCCACGGCCGCGGCCGGCGTTGCGCCCTGGAGCGTGGCCAACGCGCAAGCCCAGGCCTACCCCAGCCGACCGGTCACGCTGATCATCCCGTGGCCCGCCGGCGGCTCCACCGACCGCCACCTGCGCACCCTGGCCGAACTCGCCTCCAAGCACCTCGGCCAGCCCATCGTGGTGGAAAACAAGCCCGGTGCCGGCGGCACCCTGGGCCCGAGCACCATGGCGCAGACCGCCAAGCCCGACGGCTACACCATCGCCCAGTTCCCGCTGGGTATGTTGCGCATGCCGCACATGCAGAAGACCAACTGGAACCCGCTGACCGACTTCAGCTACATCATCGGCGTCTCGGGCTACACCTTCGGCCTCACGGTGAAGGCCGACTCGCCCTACAAGACTTTCAAGGACTACGTGGAGGCCGCACGCAAGCAGCCCGGCACGATCAACTACGGCTCCACCGGCACCGGCAGCAGCCCCCACCTGCTGATGGAAGAGGTGGCCGACAACGCCAAGGTGCAGTTCATCCACGTGCCGTTCAAGGGCAACGCCGACCTGCAGTCCGCCCTGCTGGGTGGCCACGTGATGGCCCAGAGCGATGCCACCGGCTGGGACAAGTTTGTCGACAGCGGCGAGATGCGCCTGCTGGTGACCTTTGGTGAGCAGCGCACCAAGCGCTGGCCCGATGTGCCCACCGCGCAAGACCTGGGCTATAACGTGGTGTCGACTTCGCCTTACGGTCTGGTGGGCCCCAAGGGCATGGACCCGGCCATCATGAAAACGCTGCACGATGCGTTCAAGAAGGCCATGGACGAACCGCGTCACCTGGAAGTGCTGGGTCAGCTCAATCAGGCCATGTGGTACCGCAACGGTGACGAGTACCGCCAATGGGCAGCCACCACGTACGCCAAGGACAAGGCCCTGATCGAGCGGCTGGGCCTGGCCGCGAAATAA